A single region of the Amphiura filiformis chromosome 7, Afil_fr2py, whole genome shotgun sequence genome encodes:
- the LOC140156509 gene encoding uncharacterized protein has protein sequence MTRLWSLDLSSNQLDEIPTGVFSTMTSLRYLYLSSNQLDEIPLGVFSTMTSLLTLNLSSNQLDEIPTGVFSTMTSLRYLYLSSNQLDEIPTGVFSTMTSLWHLDLSSNQLDEIPTGVFSTMTSLRYLYLSSNQLDEIPTGVFSTMTSLLTLNLSSNQLDEIPTGVFSTMTSLLTLNLSSNQLDEIPTGVFSTMTSLWHLDLSSNQLDEIPTGVFSTMTSLLTLNLSNNHLNELMPSVFSILFSYVTGHSPYTMYILSLSHNNLSMLYSGTFYKQTALEYLEIQHNQLKFLAQDVFHNLTWLINLDLSVNKLTQIPTELLLYCINLERLDLRDNPLLRIEPNTFVSLNETANVIVSDPSTCCFTSANCMCDKAPSPFLTCKRLLPYYGLRIAIWFACALAIFGNILVFYFRYKQKQQGNKVQFLLITNLSISDFSMGIYLVILISVDMYYTHYFPSFSESWRASILCRITGAFSVLSSEASTFFITLITIDRFLGVKYTFSGRRLSTKVARVLVALLWFVALGISIAISALPQGNLDFYAVSEICVGLPITRLHNHILNETEVPLALNRPYPWRSKVYTSTQVNAVPTGSRAAMYFSIAITGLNMACFLVVGYCYLAIFFSARQTSRNAGRSTNLKEEIRRAMKIFALVFTDFCCRMPIGVYSILVQAGAVEDDPVAYAWIATLALPINSAINPFLYTLPTVISSRRERNYQQENIPLKIIRRT, from the coding sequence ATGACCAGGTTGTGGTCCTTAGATCTCTCAAGTAATCAACTTGACGAGATACCAACTGGTGTATTTAGCACCATGACCAGCTTGCGGTACTTATATCTCTCAAGTAATCAACTTGATGAAATACCACTAGGTGTATTTAGCACCATGACCAGCTTGCTGACCTTAAATCTCTCAAGTAATCAACTTGACGAGATACCAACTGGTGTATTTAGCACCATGACCAGCTTGCGGTACTTATATCTCTCAAGTAATCAACTTGATGAGATACCAACTGGTGTATTTAGCACCATGACCAGCTTGTGGCACTTAGATCTCTCAAGTAATCAACTTGACGAGATACCAACTGGTGTATTTAGCACCATGACCAGCTTGCGGTACTTATATCTCTCAAGTAATCAACTTGATGAGATACCAACTGGTGTATTTAGCACCATGACCAGCTTGCTGACCTTAAATCTCTCAAGTAATCAACTTGATGAGATACCAACTGGTGTATTTAGCACCATGACCAGCTTGCTGACCTTAAATCTCTCAAGTAATCAACTTGACGAGATACCAACTGGTGTATTTAGCACCATGACCAGCTTGTGGCACTTAGATCTCTCAAGTAATCAACTTGACGAGATACCAACTGGTGTATTTAGCACCATGACCAGCTTGCTGACCTTAAATCTCTCAAACAATCATCTTAATGAGCTGATGCCTAGTGTATTCAGCATATTATTCAGTTATGTAACTGGGCATTCTCCCTATACCATGTATATTCTGTCATTGTCACACAACAACCTTTCCATGTTATATTCAGGCACATTTTACAAACAAACTGCACTCGAATATCTTGAAATTCAGCACAATCAACTGAAGTTCCTTGCACAAGATGTTTTCCACAACCTGACCTGGTTGATCAATCTGGACCTGTCCGTAAATAAGTTGACTCAAATACCTACTGAGCTGTTGCTTTATTGTATCAACTTGGAAAGACTTGACTTGCGTGACAATCCACTGTTGCGGATTGAGCCCAATACATTTGTAAGTTTAAATGAAACAGCAAATGTAATTGTGAGTGACCCTTCTACCTGTTGTTTTACATCAGCTAATTGCATGTGTGACAAAGCACCATCTCCATTCCTCACATGCAAGCGTTTGTTGCCATATTATGGTCTCCGAATAGCTATATGGTTTGCATGTGCTCTAGCaatatttggaaatatcttgGTCTTTTACTTCAGATACAAGCAAAAACAGCAAGGTAACAAGGTGCAATTCTTACTAATCACAAACCTCTCAATATCTGATTTTAGTATGGGTATATACCTGGTCATTTTAATTTCAGTAGACATGTATTACACACATTATTTTCCATCATTTTCTGAATCATGGCGAGCAAGTATATTGTGTAGAATTACTGGTGCCTTCTCTGTATTATCCAGTGAGGCATCAACATTCTTCATAACACTGATCACTATCGACAGGTTTCTAGGGGTAAAGTACACATTCAGTGGTCGTCGATTAAGTACTAAAGTTGCCCGTGTCTTGGTTGCCCTGCTGTGGTTTGTAGCATTAGGCATAAGCATAGCAATTTCTGCATTACCTCAGGGCAATCTTGACTTCTACGCAGTCTCAGAAATTTGTGTAGGGTTACCTATTACAAGATTGCATAAtcacattttaaatgaaacagAAGTTCCATTAGCCCTAAATCGGCCTTATCCTTGGAGATCGAAAGTGTATACAAGCACACAAGTGAATGCTGTGCCTACTGGGAGTAGGGCGGCAATGTACTTTTCAATTGCTATCACAGGCCTAAATATGGCATGTTTTTTGGTTGTAGGCTATTGTTATCTGGCAATTTTCTTTTCTGCCCGACAAACATCTAGGAATGCTGGCCGTTCTACTAATCTAAAGGAAGAAATCAGAAGGGCAATGAAAATTTTTGCCCTAGTCTTCACAGATTTTTGTTGCCGGATGCCAATAGGTGTATATTCAATCCTGGTCCAGGCTGGGGCAGTAGAAGATGACCCAGTTGCCTATGCCTGGATAGCAACATTGGCCTTGCCAATCAATTCAGCCATTAATCCATTCCTGTATACTTTGCCAACAGTCATTTCAAGCAGGCGTGAAAGAAACTACCAACAAGAGAATATTCCACTCAAGATAATCAGAAGAACATAG